CATTCCATGCTGCCTTTCTTTTCCGCGTTCGCGCAAGATTTATTGGGACCGACTTTCAACACGCACAATTTCATTTCTTCACGTTTTCGTTAGGGTTATTTTAACAACATCCCCTATGCTTTTCTTGGCGTGATTGTCTGgaagttctcattaatattgtgtctaacaaagaaaacgagctctCAAACTATTTACATTTTCCTTCACTCTTGAATTAAACATACAAGAGAAACAGAACGCTGAATGCTATAACGAAGTGACTTACTGTATGGTATGTCGTGAAAGCAGGGGTATGTCTGAACGTATAGTAATGCGAAggctgtgcgttttttttttaattcggcaTTACGTGAGCAAGCCGATGTGCTTCCTGTCTGCAAGGCCTAAAACACCTATACGTAAGCAATGCACCAACATTTCTCGCCAACAATATTGGGAAGTTGCGTTGCCGTGATGTCACTGACACTACTTGGGATCAGTTGCATACGCGTAACAAAAACAAAGGGAAAGTTTGGCCCCATACAATGTTTTTACTGTTTGTATACATAGTATACACACGCATACGCGCGCAGGCAAACACACAGTCACACACATTCGCAAATACAGGGGTGACCGGACCCTTTTTCAAGACGCAATGTTCGCGCTGGTCTTCCCATGGCAAGAAGTCAAACTGAGATTGAGGCTTTACCAGAACTGCGCAAAATAAATACCTGCATAGTGGAACGTGGCAGTTATGTCGCAGTGGTCGTTCTTTCGTAAAACTGCCTCAGGTGCGTTAACTTTGTGACTGTACCGTATGATGATGAACGAATCCACAAGACGACGGAAGGGACAAGGTCCTTGCAATCTGTCCGTTTCGTCTAGTGGTTATTTATCTGTATGCCCCAATGCAGACTATTATTACTCTTCGCTATGCCGTACCAGCCCAGTTGAAGCCATACTGAATGTGTTTCCTGTATCTACCTGACTGACACTTCGCGACACGCCGACAAATTCTCCCCAAGAATCGCGAGAGAGTCCACAGCAACAAAGTAATCGTCAGGCGCCAAAGTGACGACCAGCGACGAGCGAGATGCTGCAAAGCACGCTGGCTTACCCGAGCAGAAGTAACATGGAACACAATAGCCACGTGCAGGATAAGCGCCATTCCCATCCGCAGTTGATTCAAACTATTAAGAGAAGGTTAGACGGACAAACGGACCCTGGGTGCTCTTATTCGACGGACGAGTTCTTCAGGCAACGTACCAAGACGTCTCATCTGTTCAAGGATCGTTGAGAGGGATTGACTCACAGTCATCCGCTGTGTCTGCTCTACATTCCTCCATTACAGCTTTTGGCAACGAGTTGGGTAGGGggaaaaaaaataagcagccaCTACGGCTGCGTGAGGTGATCTTACGGAGAGACCCTACAAAAAGGAACAGCACACCGAAAAGGAAACCTCCAAGCCAGGAGAAGAACCGAGGCGCGACGCCATGGCAAGGACGGCTAAACTGACATGACGGGATGGTCTTGTCTTCACCCTTGGAAGAACGTGGGACTTCAACGAAGATGACTCCGAGAACTGAAAGCGGCACCGCAGACTTTCAACGAAGATAGGTTCTACTTGCTTATGTCGCAAAGTGGCTCGCCGAGTACCGGCGGGTATACTCAAGTATTATAAGACCAATATGCACTCGAAAAACGTTCGTCAAGAGTTCTTCTGTAGAAGAACTCTTTACGAACGTTTTTCATTCATCAAGTTCTTCTACAGTTCTCGAGTTCGTCAAATTCTTCTATAGAAGAACTTTTGACGAACGTTGGTGGAGTGCATGCATATTGGTCCTACTTGAGTAGCTATGCTCTCAAATCTTAATTGGTTCGAGGATGCTGTGCCTGTAATGAAAATTGTACGAATTCACTTTATATTGAACTTGCTTATGAATACCCAACCTACCCTCATCTTGCATAACTTTATCTAAATAGCACGGACCCAATATTTCAGTTATTATATTCTGAAGCCGCTTTTCGATAACAAGTTATCGTTAGCCTGAACCTCGGTTCGTCTCACGCCATTGCACTGCCGTTCCCATCTACTCTTTACCGACGGTAACGGGGAACAATAGCTCTGTGTCGTGATCTCTGATCGATAACGTGTAGTAGCTGCTTTGCCCGTTCCGGAATTCATTTACTCGTTGCTATGGGTACGCCGTTGCATTATGCGAGGGCATCAGATAAGATCCAACAATCCACATTGTGGACGCCCCGAGAGTCTATAGCAAGTATTGTGATCACCGAGAGACATGTTTGTGTGGGGGTGCTTTTGCGTCACAGCTGCGGACGCACGTGGAACTGAAGGTTGACGGCGAAGTCGTCGTACACGTGCATAATTCACACTTCGGAGCTGTATAGCGCGACAGTTTGCTATTACGATTCCTTCTATTGTTTTCTTGTAATCAATAATCGCGAATTATACGGTTGCAATGTATAGAATCTGACGAAAACTCAGAACGAAAGGTAAAAAGAATCACGAAAGAAACGAGTAGACAACGAGAACAATTGTCACGTAAACTTCATCTAAAAAACCCTCCGCGCAGCAGGTCATGAAGAGGCGTTATATAGACGTAAACGCATGCTTGAATTTAGAAATGCCTCCGCATGCGGGATGTGACGTCACCTCCGAAATCCAATGCTCCAGCTGAAAACGTCAGATAAGACAGCCTTATACAGACCGCTTAAAAACGAGTGCACGTGCAAAGCCTCTTCGATTTGCTTCTGCGGACTTGCCGAGAGTGACCGGTACGTTGTGTCTATGCCAACTGTCATGGGCTGATTGAAGTTGCGCCATGGACCGGGGTCGACCAGAGTAAGATGCCTATAGCGTCACATACTGGTCTATAATCGACAGCCATTCACTCACCTGTGACCCAGAGTGGGCGTCCACTGCGCCGTGGTGTTGTTTCCAGGCGTTGAACACCGTCTGCTTGCTCGCCTTGGCCGGCGCAGGCGTGCGCTCCAGGCCGACGCGCTCCGGGCAACGCTCGAAGAGCAACACGCGCTCGGCCACAGAACCCTTGGTGAGAAAAGGGCGCACGGGCACGTGCATGTGAACGCGCTCGGTGGGCGACAGCGAGCGTTCGCGGATGTGCTGCTTCTGTGACGAGGTGAGCCGCGGGTGCGGGATGCTTGGCGGTGAACTGGCCTCCAGGAACAACGCTTCCGGCGAGTTGAGTCGCCTCGGCGAGGTCGACAGTGGCGAGTCCAAATCAGGCGCCTGCAAATCATGATTGCTGTTGCTTCCAGGGATCGCGACGGGAGCGCTCCTGCTGCTCTCGACGCTGTTGGGCCACAGCTGTTCCGCCGGAGAGCTCGGAGAGGTCAACGACTCCCAGCGGCTCTTGGCATCGTTCACCACATGGCCATTCTTGCAGGGCTTCTGCTTGAAAAGTTCCTCGAATTGTTTTGGTTCGGGGAGGCCTTGGAATCGAGATTTGGCATAATCCATGGCAGCGGAGGTCACCGCGGACGCATTTCTGTTGCCGCTGACGGGCTTCACGGCGATCACGGGCTTAGACACCGGTGAGGACGTAGAGTGCACTGTTTTTCGCTCTTTGGAAACAATGCCACTGTCCAATTTCGCCGGCTTAGACGGCTGTTGACTAGAAACCTTGGGGTTGAGCTCTTTTGGGCTGTTAGAGTGGCTCGAAAGCCTAGCGGAGGTATCCTTAGCACTGTCTTTCACAGAAGACCCCCTCAAAGATGGCGAATCTCGGGCTGTCACGTTGTCAATCACTGCCGTCGTTGTTGATTTTGAGGGTGTCACGGCTGGAACATAGGTGGCACTGAAGGTAGGGGGTGGAGGCGTCGAAGGTTTAGGAGCTCCAGTGACTAGAGATATAACACTCGGTGGTGACAGCTTGAACACCTTTCTTTGACTACCAGGAGTTGGAGAAGGCGATTTCTCAGTTTTCTCGCTGTCTGTCGAAACATCTGAAGAAGGGATGTGTTCATGTCCATCTACAGCGAGAAGAGACCTCGTCTTTGAGGTTGGCTTGTCTGTTCTCATTTTAGTAGCATCACTCTCGTGCGAATTGTACGCGGGAGACATTTTTGAAGCCTTCAGATTGGACGTAAGATCTTTCGAAGTGGCAGCACTCGCTGGCGTTTTAGTTCCTCCAGACGTGACGCGAGCGGTTACATCCTTCTTCGTTGTCACACCTGTGCCGGATGTCACCAGAACGGTGCCGAGCTTTCTGGGCGCAGCGTCGCTGGCCAATTTGTCGTTTTTTGTCTTGCTCGCGCCCTTCACTTCAGGATCAGCACTTTTGAGTCGCTTTTTATTCAAGTCATCCTTCACGGAAGGTTTTGACTCTTGCTTTCCCCCGTACGACGATGGTACCACGCTGGAACTGCCCGCTCCTACGGTAGACTGGTTCGAAGCCAGCTTCTTAGTGGTCGAAGCCTGTGACGAAGTCATGGCTGTTTTGGACTTCCTGGCCGCGGTTTTCACTTTGTCCTGAGCGACGAAAGAGTTGACTAGCGCTTCGAGCTTGCCTTCTAAATCAACGGCCAAGAGTTCGACGGGATCCAGCCCATCTATACTCAAGTCCGTTACCGTAGATGTCGCTGACTGCGGCCTGGGAGGCTGCGGTGCCATGATGATGGCGGCCGACGCCGGCCTCACCGCGTACGATGGTAGCTTTAGCAAGGGCGAGCACACACCGTAGTGCACGGCTTTGCAATTGTTCGCCGATATTAACTGCGGATCCGGACAGCAGGGTTCGTGCTCAACCACGTGCACCGAACGACTTCGAGACAAGTCCACCAGTGCGCTGTGGTACAGGGTCACTCTCGTCACCACGTATTGGCAGCACGCATAACTCAGCATAATCTTATTGTTACTTTTTCACTTCCTATTTTATGCCATCACGAGGCTTCTCGCAACCACCGCTGCGGGACGGCGTAGCAGCCCATCCTCTAAGGCGCACGGCGCAGCGTTCGCTTTCGTCACCAGCGTAAAGGTCGTTGTCGAGCGCCTAGCGTGTGTCTTCATCAAAGCGAGAATGAGTGC
Above is a window of Rhipicephalus microplus isolate Deutch F79 chromosome 1, USDA_Rmic, whole genome shotgun sequence DNA encoding:
- the LOC119178738 gene encoding uncharacterized protein LOC119178738 isoform X1 produces the protein MLSYACCQYVVTRVTLYHSALVDLSRSRSVHVVEHEPCCPDPQLISANNCKAVHYGVCSPLLKLPSYAVRPASAAIIMAPQPPRPQSATSTVTDLSIDGLDPVELLAVDLEGKLEALVNSFVAQDKVKTAARKSKTAMTSSQASTTKKLASNQSTVGAGSSSVVPSSYGGKQESKPSVKDDLNKKRLKSADPEVKGASKTKNDKLASDAAPRKLGTVLVTSGTGVTTKKDVTARVTSGGTKTPASAATSKDLTSNLKASKMSPAYNSHESDATKMRTDKPTSKTRSLLAVDGHEHIPSSDVSTDSEKTEKSPSPTPGSQRKVFKLSPPSVISLVTGAPKPSTPPPPTFSATYVPAVTPSKSTTTAVIDNVTARDSPSLRGSSVKDSAKDTSARLSSHSNSPKELNPKVSSQQPSKPAKLDSGIVSKERKTVHSTSSPVSKPVIAVKPVSGNRNASAVTSAAMDYAKSRFQGLPEPKQFEELFKQKPCKNGHVVNDAKSRWESLTSPSSPAEQLWPNSVESSRSAPVAIPGSNSNHDLQAPDLDSPLSTSPRRLNSPEALFLEASSPPSIPHPRLTSSQKQHIRERSLSPTERVHMHVPVRPFLTKGSVAERVLLFERCPERVGLERTPAPAKASKQTVFNAWKQHHGAVDAHSGSQMHIIYTQKRSKKNEIQHAQGSNSGFLESIRLLEEDAGEHRGRKLSQHEKAFVESQTASLKRVVRSSTKQASCIPRFYYPAGKPMTPAQLDAHLLKVKAAFASLRDGRATRTNFSAIIRACGVPLYWKMPLFAASGGETRSYVTSDVFIDFWKRIVSTGRDEPTWFVKILSKATRNYLVPEDFIPMMQDVIDTHPGLTFLKEAVEFHSRYINTVIARIFYCVNRSWSGRITIPELRKSNFLQVLSLLEEEEDINQITEYFSYEHFYVIYCKFWELDKDHDLYIDRYDLSRHNEGAISMRMIDRIFSGAVTRGPVQKEGKMSYSEFVWFIISEEDKRHPRSIEYWFRCMDIDGDGYLSMYELEYFYEEQLTRMEALGIETLPFSDCLCQMLDMVQPKQKGKVSLADLKRCKMTPIFFDTFFNLEKYLDHEQRDPFASRDHDGDGMEISDWDRYAADEYELLVAEEGNFENHELLYSDYDPDDDDLSPNLEKLAAPLRCRTGRTGRLDDDEYDYAESDTDYHY
- the LOC119178738 gene encoding uncharacterized protein LOC119178738 isoform X2; the protein is MLSYACCQYVVTRVTLYHSALVDLSRSRSVHVVEHEPCCPDPQLISANNCKAVHYGVCSPLLKLPSYAVRPASAAIIMAPQPPRPQSATSTVTDLSIDGLDPVELLAVDLEGKLEALVNSFVAQDKVKTAARKSKTAMTSSQASTTKKLASNQSTVGAGSSSVVPSSYGGKQESKPSVKDDLNKKRLKSADPEVKGASKTKNDKLASDAAPRKLGTVLVTSGTGVTTKKDVTARVTSGGTKTPASAATSKDLTSNLKASKMSPAYNSHESDATKMRTDKPTSKTRSLLAVDGHEHIPSSDVSTDSEKTEKSPSPTPGSQRKVFKLSPPSVISLVTGAPKPSTPPPPTFSATYVPAVTPSKSTTTAVIDNVTARDSPSLRGSSVKDSAKDTSARLSSHSNSPKELNPKVSSQQPSKPAKLDSGIVSKERKTVHSTSSPVSKPVIAVKPVSGNRNASAVTSAAMDYAKSRFQGLPEPKQFEELFKQKPCKNGHVVNDAKSRWESLTSPSSPAEQLWPNSVESSRSAPVAIPGSNSNHDLQAPDLDSPLSTSPRRLNSPEALFLEASSPPSIPHPRLTSSQKQHIRERSLSPTERVHMHVPVRPFLTKGSVAERVLLFERCPERVGLERTPAPAKASKQTVFNAWKQHHGAVDAHSGSQMHIIYTQKRSKKNEIQHAQSQHEKAFVESQTASLKRVVRSSTKQASCIPRFYYPAGKPMTPAQLDAHLLKVKAAFASLRDGRATRTNFSAIIRACGVPLYWKMPLFAASGGETRSYVTSDVFIDFWKRIVSTGRDEPTWFVKILSKATRNYLVPEDFIPMMQDVIDTHPGLTFLKEAVEFHSRYINTVIARIFYCVNRSWSGRITIPELRKSNFLQVLSLLEEEEDINQITEYFSYEHFYVIYCKFWELDKDHDLYIDRYDLSRHNEGAISMRMIDRIFSGAVTRGPVQKEGKMSYSEFVWFIISEEDKRHPRSIEYWFRCMDIDGDGYLSMYELEYFYEEQLTRMEALGIETLPFSDCLCQMLDMVQPKQKGKVSLADLKRCKMTPIFFDTFFNLEKYLDHEQRDPFASRDHDGDGMEISDWDRYAADEYELLVAEEGNFENHELLYSDYDPDDDDLSPNLEKLAAPLRCRTGRTGRLDDDEYDYAESDTDYHY
- the LOC119178738 gene encoding uncharacterized protein LOC119178738 isoform X3; this encodes MLSYACCQYVVTRVTLYHSALVDLSRSRSVHVVEHEPCCPDPQLISANNCKAVHYGVCSPLLKLPSYAVRPASAAIIMAPQPPRPQSATSTVTDLSIDGLDPVELLAVDLEGKLEALVNSFVAQDKVKTAARKSKTAMTSSQASTTKKLASNQSTVGAGSSSVVPSSYGGKQESKPSVKDDLNKKRLKSADPEVKGASKTKNDKLASDAAPRKLGTVLVTSGTGVTTKKDVTARVTSGGTKTPASAATSKDLTSNLKASKMSPAYNSHESDATKMRTDKPTSKTRSLLAVDGHEHIPSSDVSTDSEKTEKSPSPTPGSQRKVFKLSPPSVISLVTGAPKPSTPPPPTFSATYVPAVTPSKSTTTAVIDNVTARDSPSLRGSSVKDSAKDTSARLSSHSNSPKELNPKVSSQQPSKPAKLDSGIVSKERKTVHSTSSPVSKPVIAVKPVSGNRNASAVTSAAMDYAKSRFQGLPEPKQFEELFKQKPCKNGHVVNDAKSRWESLTSPSSPAEQLWPNSVESSRSAPVAIPGSNSNHDLQAPDLDSPLSTSPRRLNSPEALFLEASSPPSIPHPRLTSSQKQHIRERSLSPTERVHMHVPVRPFLTKGSVAERVLLFERCPERVGLERTPAPAKASKQTVFNAWKQHHGAVDAHSGSQSQHEKAFVESQTASLKRVVRSSTKQASCIPRFYYPAGKPMTPAQLDAHLLKVKAAFASLRDGRATRTNFSAIIRACGVPLYWKMPLFAASGGETRSYVTSDVFIDFWKRIVSTGRDEPTWFVKILSKATRNYLVPEDFIPMMQDVIDTHPGLTFLKEAVEFHSRYINTVIARIFYCVNRSWSGRITIPELRKSNFLQVLSLLEEEEDINQITEYFSYEHFYVIYCKFWELDKDHDLYIDRYDLSRHNEGAISMRMIDRIFSGAVTRGPVQKEGKMSYSEFVWFIISEEDKRHPRSIEYWFRCMDIDGDGYLSMYELEYFYEEQLTRMEALGIETLPFSDCLCQMLDMVQPKQKGKVSLADLKRCKMTPIFFDTFFNLEKYLDHEQRDPFASRDHDGDGMEISDWDRYAADEYELLVAEEGNFENHELLYSDYDPDDDDLSPNLEKLAAPLRCRTGRTGRLDDDEYDYAESDTDYHY